One window of the Ochrobactrum vermis genome contains the following:
- a CDS encoding type II and III secretion system protein family protein — MAGPNRAIARAGILLFLLAICCVASPGHARSFKVDAQSGESLTLPLGQGRIIRFDQPVESVFMADARIADVRVVSPGVVYVYALKAGRTNLIALSPEGGAKASVDFWVVSDPRPMKEAQRAAQPDSTIDVTLFGDVPAAKGHARSMQESVDTEATLQAYAPPARPPINNTTINGANQVNIRVRFAEVSRNQLLRYGVTWDAFVNAGSFSFGFVSGGAMAGDVASGASNALSAGAGWNGNRVDVLLEALQANGILTVLAEPNITAVTGETASFLAGGEIPVPVPVTNEQVGIEYKQYGVSLLFTPTLLPNGRISMRVRPEVSSLSASGMVNIANLQVPALQVRRADTTVEVGTGQTFAIAGLFQRNVSKDIEKVPVVGDMPVLGNLFKSKRFQRNETELVILITPYLVEPVRERSLKTPLDSPAGALSGPVASKRTKINKGFGFYVD, encoded by the coding sequence ATGGCAGGGCCGAACAGGGCCATAGCGCGAGCGGGCATTCTCCTGTTCTTGCTCGCAATCTGCTGCGTGGCATCGCCTGGACATGCACGGTCTTTCAAGGTGGATGCGCAGTCGGGGGAATCCCTCACTCTGCCGCTCGGTCAGGGGCGGATCATCCGCTTCGACCAGCCGGTGGAATCGGTTTTCATGGCCGATGCCCGGATTGCCGATGTACGCGTCGTCTCCCCCGGCGTCGTCTATGTCTATGCGCTGAAAGCGGGCCGGACCAATCTGATTGCCTTGAGCCCGGAAGGCGGGGCGAAAGCGAGCGTCGATTTCTGGGTCGTATCCGATCCGCGCCCCATGAAGGAAGCGCAACGCGCCGCCCAACCGGACAGCACCATCGACGTGACGCTTTTTGGTGATGTTCCGGCCGCCAAAGGTCATGCCCGTTCCATGCAGGAGTCGGTGGACACCGAAGCGACCCTTCAGGCCTATGCCCCGCCGGCGCGTCCGCCCATCAACAATACCACGATCAACGGCGCCAATCAGGTCAATATCCGCGTGCGCTTTGCCGAAGTCTCGCGCAACCAGTTGTTGCGCTACGGCGTGACGTGGGATGCTTTCGTCAATGCCGGCTCCTTCTCCTTCGGCTTTGTTTCCGGTGGCGCCATGGCCGGTGATGTGGCTTCCGGCGCGTCGAATGCGCTCAGTGCGGGGGCTGGATGGAACGGTAACCGGGTTGATGTGCTTCTCGAAGCCTTGCAGGCAAACGGCATCCTGACGGTTCTGGCCGAACCCAATATCACTGCCGTGACCGGTGAAACGGCGAGCTTCCTTGCTGGCGGTGAAATCCCGGTGCCGGTGCCGGTCACCAACGAACAGGTGGGCATCGAATACAAGCAATATGGTGTGTCGCTTCTCTTCACGCCGACGCTTCTGCCCAATGGCCGCATATCGATGCGCGTGCGCCCCGAAGTGAGCAGTCTTTCGGCAAGCGGCATGGTGAACATCGCCAATCTTCAGGTTCCTGCCCTTCAGGTCCGTCGCGCCGATACCACGGTAGAGGTGGGAACCGGCCAGACTTTTGCCATAGCAGGGCTTTTTCAGCGCAATGTTTCCAAGGACATCGAAAAAGTGCCGGTTGTGGGCGACATGCCGGTGCTTGGCAATCTCTTCAAGTCGAAGCGCTTCCAGCGCAATGAAACCGAGCTTGTGATCCTGATCACGCCCTATCTCGTCGAACCGGTGCGCGAACGCAGCCTCAAGACGCCGCTCGACAGCCCGGCAGGCGCCCTCTCCGGCCCCGTTGCCAGCAAGCGTACCAAAATCAACAAGGGGTTCGGTTTCTATGTCGATTAA
- a CDS encoding tetratricopeptide repeat protein has translation MRHHSTSALIVTCLALASCTTASENAQTTGPKGDEARLIALAQDIDRRGDKATAASLYERAANVSSDTIGAHIRLGDAQLASGQPEQAAKSFRTALAKDSNNGRALLGLGTAQLQSNEVESAARTLAVAAPIVKSSTAYNRLGTALILTGDGNGAEAAFAKARSHDPASLDTQSNLALAQALSGKTDAAVATMRGVTQSPRAEARHFRNLMLVLVLGGRDKEAGDVAVPDYPAAEKQAFLAEARKVRAIKSPSARARAIGLLASGAR, from the coding sequence ATGCGACATCATTCCACCAGTGCCCTGATCGTAACCTGTCTGGCTCTGGCTTCCTGCACGACCGCTTCTGAAAATGCGCAGACCACAGGGCCCAAAGGCGACGAGGCGCGTCTCATTGCCCTTGCACAGGATATCGACCGGCGCGGCGACAAGGCCACGGCTGCTTCGCTCTATGAGCGCGCCGCGAATGTTTCCAGCGATACGATCGGCGCGCATATTCGTCTGGGTGACGCGCAGCTTGCCTCGGGACAACCCGAACAGGCGGCAAAATCGTTCCGCACCGCTTTGGCGAAAGATTCCAATAATGGTCGCGCGCTTCTGGGTTTGGGAACGGCGCAATTGCAGTCGAATGAGGTCGAAAGTGCTGCAAGAACGCTTGCCGTGGCAGCCCCCATCGTCAAATCCTCGACCGCTTATAACCGGCTTGGAACCGCCCTGATCCTGACCGGTGACGGAAATGGCGCCGAGGCAGCCTTTGCCAAGGCGAGAAGTCATGATCCCGCGAGCCTCGACACGCAGTCCAATCTCGCGCTGGCGCAGGCGCTGTCCGGCAAGACCGATGCTGCCGTCGCCACGATGCGTGGCGTCACCCAGTCGCCGCGCGCCGAGGCGCGCCATTTCCGCAATCTGATGCTGGTTCTGGTTCTGGGCGGGCGCGATAAGGAAGCAGGCGATGTGGCGGTGCCGGATTATCCGGCGGCCGAAAAACAGGCATTCCTTGCCGAAGCACGCAAGGTCCGCGCGATCAAATCGCCATCCGCCCGCGCGCGGGCCATCGGCCTGCTTGCTTCGGGCGCGCGATGA
- a CDS encoding EscU/YscU/HrcU family type III secretion system export apparatus switch protein, whose translation MSETSEEKSLPASDKKIRDARDKGQVAKSQDLVAGTVMICSTGYLAFVFPEQKSKIETLVDVIARRVHVEPFRDVWPDVLTLAGGIMTGLALPLLAVTVTAIVLTNLVVMRGFLFSTEPITPNFEHINPVSGAKRLFSMRSVVEFLKSLVKITALATAFFIVFRGGIQSLLQSSACGASCITNTFSAMLQPLIITAVIAFFLVGLVDVLVQQWLFKRDMKMTKSEQKRERKDSEGDPAILQQRQKQRREMQTFATKTGLLNASLLVGVPDGWTVGIRYVRGETPVPMIVCRASPEQSRTMITEALLTDIPVIRDQSLAATIARTARTGEPVPETSFQRVADLLVAARLI comes from the coding sequence GTGAGTGAAACGAGCGAAGAGAAAAGCCTTCCAGCTTCTGACAAAAAAATCCGCGACGCACGCGACAAAGGGCAGGTTGCCAAGAGCCAGGATCTGGTCGCCGGGACGGTGATGATCTGCTCGACCGGCTATCTCGCCTTTGTCTTTCCAGAACAGAAAAGCAAGATTGAAACTCTGGTCGACGTGATCGCCCGCCGGGTGCATGTCGAGCCATTCAGGGACGTGTGGCCCGATGTGCTGACGCTTGCCGGCGGCATCATGACTGGCCTTGCCCTGCCGCTGCTCGCCGTCACGGTAACGGCGATCGTCCTGACCAATCTTGTCGTGATGCGCGGCTTTCTGTTTTCTACCGAACCGATCACGCCCAATTTCGAACATATCAATCCGGTTTCCGGTGCAAAGCGCCTCTTTTCGATGCGCAGCGTCGTCGAGTTCCTGAAATCACTCGTCAAGATTACCGCACTGGCAACCGCCTTTTTCATCGTTTTCCGCGGCGGCATTCAGTCATTGCTGCAATCGTCAGCTTGCGGCGCATCCTGCATCACCAATACTTTTTCGGCGATGCTGCAACCGCTGATCATAACCGCCGTCATTGCCTTCTTTCTGGTCGGACTGGTTGACGTGCTGGTGCAGCAATGGCTGTTCAAGCGCGATATGAAAATGACCAAAAGCGAACAGAAGCGCGAAAGAAAAGATTCCGAAGGCGACCCGGCCATTCTGCAGCAGCGCCAGAAACAACGCCGTGAAATGCAGACTTTCGCCACCAAGACGGGGTTGCTCAATGCTTCACTTCTGGTGGGCGTGCCCGATGGCTGGACCGTTGGTATCCGCTATGTGCGCGGTGAAACGCCGGTGCCGATGATCGTCTGCCGCGCCAGCCCCGAACAATCACGCACCATGATCACCGAAGCGCTTCTGACCGATATTCCGGTGATCCGCGACCAATCCCTTGCCGCCACGATTGCGCGCACGGCGCGCACCGGCGAACCGGTTCCCGAAACAAGTTTCCAGCGCGTTGCCGATCTCCTTGTCGCAGCAAGGCTCATCTGA
- a CDS encoding L,D-transpeptidase: MFRDFLHPLMFLFAIVCALPAFAQSSGAAPAFNDSYVDFLFSPTRPGAGFPPQPHRAEKADISTRQRISYPSDEAPGTILIDTTARRLYLIEADGTAQSYAVGVGREGFGWYGTERISAKREWPDWRPPASMRARRPDLPAHMAGGPDNPLGARALYLGQTLYRIHGSNEPETIGTAASSGCFRMTNSDVIDLYRRARIGGKVRVF, translated from the coding sequence ATGTTCAGAGACTTTCTTCATCCCCTCATGTTCCTCTTTGCGATCGTCTGCGCGCTGCCCGCCTTTGCGCAATCTTCCGGTGCCGCACCGGCCTTCAACGATTCCTATGTGGATTTCCTGTTCTCACCCACGCGTCCCGGCGCCGGGTTTCCCCCGCAGCCACATCGTGCGGAAAAGGCAGATATCAGCACCCGCCAGCGCATCAGCTACCCGAGCGATGAAGCACCGGGAACGATCCTGATTGATACGACTGCGCGCCGTCTTTATCTCATCGAAGCGGACGGCACGGCGCAAAGCTATGCGGTCGGCGTTGGCCGTGAGGGTTTTGGCTGGTACGGCACCGAACGCATCAGCGCCAAACGCGAATGGCCGGACTGGCGCCCGCCCGCATCCATGCGCGCGCGGCGCCCCGACCTGCCCGCCCATATGGCGGGCGGCCCCGACAATCCGCTTGGCGCAAGGGCGCTTTATCTCGGCCAGACGCTTTACCGCATCCACGGCTCCAATGAGCCGGAAACCATCGGGACGGCAGCCTCGTCCGGCTGCTTTCGCATGACCAACAGCGATGTCATCGACCTTTACCGACGCGCGCGGATTGGCGGCAAGGTGCGGGTTTTTTGA
- a CDS encoding LysM peptidoglycan-binding domain-containing protein encodes MAYRIDGNARNRFDEAGEKATPIPAAQAESFRRDIEIVSREREGSGNNGKPDTGERVFVVEAGDTLEGIARENQADLGETMAINANESNHNGDLIHPGDVVILPAPAPEQVAASKPDARGEPEAEDAFVQSLYERGNQIEYAKPEDGIDHAAETQTMQEDVATYLDALPPEARQDAAIRLSEKDWTDAGPAGIAIDDALEDAGLHDDAVDAFADDLYARGNDLEYAEPAADVDHSRETTALSKDIEGFLNTLPEGERTEALQNLYDRNWTDAGPAQIAIEEASRSSGIALLPTGHNGPEIESEVRAVVDNASATLGGAETQFTAFIDGYGKASPEVQQALLRQGYADEFMTSMADYATEPIHDFDPATSEQQKPYQTFLRLEAMTQNAPQKVAADLVSAAMPEIERVNILYQEQSGYPMLGFGGVESMLKVAERIEGTSQGDQVIERWAEMGFYAQNQIPQSIGNGGSLQYPLELSQTQGSSTYLLEQDILSGVRQNQSATNSAVEDYSVHMEELRWLIDNHGDTMTPEQLEQAIADYKTEKGDEWNAENERLEKAVNEKGESLLDQITQLGDFPDEPAEQKELINKEIENILNDDRSYLAIQSALRTNPELLDRPEVLNFLGQEGRLTDRGRKLAEEVFTQVVQRDVLPQFEDIKGADADKMREIRDSLAQFRDSKYAALLGVTEKDMNKAIDAIEAAIPSPGESEAAIKIKMDKLDETLGELDSSKQSGIRTFSTSTVPGQVLRMIGATGAAMSLYNSARAAGTEPNLENILKVSYDTAGLWQRSVEIRSGLGMMGPDSFAVRNFNGSLAHGTQLLGVIGAVFDGVNSYQAFADGNPELGITHGLTAAGGVTAALAPGTILGPIGVGVVIVGTLASMVVTKVQDSNKYDNELSQHFLEHSGLSEKAADALVDQSGEGYSPVPILLEYAAAKGYDMDNADHRAAFVDWINGIEPKQLETLRNNLHHTIDAFKGDPSQLQQTAPDDADYTDDTEYNKMEIKGSYNSEMGERYSVQAGNASPSSVVQIDVVLGTLKIMDLPAVPVS; translated from the coding sequence ATGGCCTATCGGATTGACGGAAACGCCCGCAATCGTTTTGACGAAGCAGGTGAAAAGGCAACCCCGATACCGGCTGCGCAGGCGGAATCCTTTCGTCGCGACATTGAAATCGTCAGCCGCGAAAGAGAAGGCAGCGGCAATAACGGAAAGCCTGATACCGGCGAGCGCGTTTTCGTCGTCGAGGCTGGCGATACGCTTGAAGGTATCGCACGAGAAAATCAGGCCGATCTCGGCGAGACAATGGCAATCAATGCCAATGAATCCAATCATAACGGCGATCTCATTCATCCTGGCGATGTCGTCATCTTGCCAGCGCCCGCACCCGAGCAGGTAGCCGCATCAAAGCCCGACGCTAGAGGCGAACCTGAGGCCGAAGATGCCTTCGTGCAATCGCTTTATGAGCGCGGCAACCAGATCGAATATGCAAAGCCTGAAGATGGCATCGATCATGCGGCGGAAACGCAGACGATGCAGGAAGACGTTGCCACCTATCTCGACGCGCTACCCCCTGAGGCACGGCAGGATGCAGCCATTCGCCTTTCGGAAAAGGACTGGACCGATGCCGGACCCGCGGGTATCGCCATTGACGATGCGCTCGAGGATGCGGGCTTGCACGACGATGCCGTCGATGCGTTCGCCGACGATCTTTACGCGCGTGGCAACGATCTTGAATACGCCGAGCCTGCGGCAGATGTGGATCATAGCCGCGAAACGACAGCCCTTTCCAAAGATATCGAAGGCTTTTTGAACACTCTGCCGGAAGGCGAACGCACAGAAGCGCTGCAAAATCTCTATGATCGCAACTGGACCGATGCAGGTCCGGCGCAGATCGCCATCGAGGAAGCGTCCCGGTCGTCCGGCATCGCGCTTTTACCGACCGGACATAATGGTCCTGAAATCGAAAGCGAAGTGCGCGCCGTTGTCGATAATGCCTCGGCTACGCTCGGTGGAGCCGAAACACAGTTCACAGCCTTTATCGACGGTTATGGCAAGGCCAGCCCGGAGGTGCAGCAGGCGCTTCTGCGGCAAGGTTATGCCGACGAATTCATGACGTCGATGGCCGATTACGCTACCGAACCGATACATGATTTCGATCCGGCCACGAGTGAGCAGCAAAAGCCGTATCAAACCTTTCTGCGCCTTGAGGCAATGACGCAGAACGCGCCACAGAAAGTGGCCGCCGACCTCGTCTCAGCCGCTATGCCGGAAATCGAACGCGTCAATATCCTTTATCAGGAACAATCGGGTTACCCGATGCTGGGCTTTGGCGGTGTGGAATCCATGCTCAAGGTTGCCGAACGCATCGAAGGCACATCGCAAGGCGATCAGGTCATAGAGCGATGGGCGGAAATGGGCTTTTATGCCCAGAACCAGATACCGCAATCGATTGGAAATGGCGGCAGCCTGCAATACCCGCTTGAGCTTTCTCAAACGCAAGGCTCTAGCACATATCTGCTCGAACAGGACATTCTATCCGGCGTTCGCCAGAACCAGAGCGCGACCAACAGTGCAGTAGAAGACTATTCCGTACATATGGAAGAACTGCGCTGGCTGATCGATAATCACGGCGACACCATGACGCCTGAGCAGCTTGAGCAGGCCATCGCCGATTATAAGACGGAAAAGGGTGACGAGTGGAACGCTGAAAACGAGCGTCTTGAGAAGGCGGTCAACGAAAAGGGCGAAAGCCTTCTCGACCAGATCACGCAGCTTGGCGATTTCCCTGACGAACCGGCGGAGCAAAAGGAACTCATCAACAAGGAAATCGAAAACATTCTCAATGACGACCGCTCCTATCTGGCGATCCAGTCGGCGTTGCGCACCAACCCCGAACTTCTCGACAGACCGGAAGTTCTGAATTTCCTTGGTCAGGAAGGGCGGTTGACGGATCGTGGACGCAAGCTCGCCGAGGAAGTGTTTACGCAGGTCGTGCAGCGCGATGTGCTGCCCCAGTTTGAAGACATCAAGGGCGCGGACGCCGACAAGATGCGTGAAATTCGCGATAGTCTGGCCCAGTTCCGCGACAGCAAATATGCGGCTTTGCTCGGCGTCACCGAGAAGGATATGAACAAGGCCATTGATGCCATTGAGGCTGCAATACCTTCGCCGGGCGAATCCGAGGCTGCCATCAAGATCAAGATGGACAAGCTTGACGAGACACTTGGCGAACTCGACAGCAGCAAACAAAGCGGTATCCGCACTTTCTCCACCTCCACCGTCCCCGGTCAGGTGCTACGCATGATCGGCGCGACCGGTGCTGCCATGAGCCTTTATAATTCGGCACGCGCAGCAGGTACCGAACCCAATCTCGAAAATATTCTGAAGGTAAGTTACGATACTGCCGGTCTGTGGCAGCGCTCGGTCGAAATCCGCAGCGGTCTCGGCATGATGGGCCCGGACTCTTTCGCCGTCAGGAATTTTAACGGCAGCCTTGCGCACGGTACCCAGCTGCTTGGTGTCATCGGCGCCGTGTTCGACGGCGTCAATTCCTATCAAGCTTTCGCCGATGGCAATCCGGAACTGGGCATTACCCATGGATTAACCGCCGCAGGCGGCGTGACTGCGGCGCTTGCACCGGGCACTATTCTTGGGCCGATTGGCGTCGGTGTAGTTATCGTTGGCACGCTCGCATCCATGGTGGTGACGAAGGTTCAGGATAGCAACAAATACGATAATGAATTGTCCCAGCATTTTCTGGAACATTCAGGCTTGAGCGAGAAGGCAGCCGATGCCCTCGTGGATCAGAGCGGAGAAGGCTATAGTCCTGTGCCGATCCTTCTCGAATATGCAGCAGCCAAGGGCTACGATATGGACAATGCCGACCATAGAGCGGCCTTTGTTGACTGGATAAACGGCATCGAGCCAAAGCAACTTGAGACGTTGCGTAACAATCTTCACCACACCATCGATGCGTTCAAAGGCGATCCGTCCCAGTTACAGCAGACCGCACCCGACGATGCCGACTACACGGACGATACCGAATATAACAAGATGGAGATCAAAGGCAGCTATAACTCAGAGATGGGAGAGCGCTACAGCGTTCAGGCTGGCAACGCATCACCCAGTTCCGTCGTTCAGATTGACGTTGTTTTAGGAACGCTGAAGATAATGGACCTGCCAGCTGTTCCAGTTTCTTAA
- a CDS encoding ABC transporter ATP-binding protein has protein sequence MIALEDIHVTFNKGTPLEAQALRGVNLTVETGQFLTVIGSNGAGKSTSLNVMAGTIPVESGRVKVNDLDITKLPVHKRAGVISRVFQDPRLGTCEDLSILENFAVACGRTAPRGLRAAVNEQIRLEAAKRLSILDLGLEKRLDDKVGLLSGGQRQAVSLIMATTGPTQVLLLDEHTAALDPKTADFVMHITRSIVSELNLTAIMVTHSMAQALDTGNRTVMFHQGKIIFDVSGDERAQMQVPDLMALFRKNSHSEITDDALLLAH, from the coding sequence ATGATCGCGCTTGAGGATATTCATGTTACCTTTAACAAGGGCACACCGCTGGAGGCGCAAGCGCTGCGCGGGGTTAATCTCACGGTTGAAACCGGCCAATTTTTAACAGTCATTGGTTCAAACGGCGCCGGAAAATCCACCTCACTCAATGTGATGGCGGGTACCATACCGGTTGAAAGCGGCAGGGTAAAAGTCAACGATCTGGATATTACAAAATTACCGGTTCATAAGCGAGCCGGTGTTATATCCCGTGTTTTTCAGGATCCACGTCTTGGCACTTGTGAAGATTTAAGCATTTTGGAAAATTTTGCAGTCGCCTGTGGCAGAACGGCGCCCAGAGGTTTGCGTGCAGCGGTTAATGAGCAGATAAGGCTTGAGGCAGCAAAGCGTCTAAGTATTCTTGATCTTGGTCTGGAAAAGCGGCTTGACGATAAAGTCGGGCTTTTATCCGGCGGACAACGGCAGGCGGTGAGCCTGATCATGGCGACCACCGGCCCGACGCAGGTTCTGTTGCTTGATGAACATACCGCAGCCCTTGACCCCAAAACCGCTGATTTTGTGATGCATATTACCAGATCAATTGTCAGTGAGCTTAATCTAACTGCGATTATGGTGACCCATTCGATGGCGCAGGCGCTTGATACGGGAAACCGAACGGTTATGTTCCATCAGGGAAAAATTATCTTTGATGTGTCAGGTGATGAGAGGGCACAAATGCAGGTGCCTGATTTGATGGCATTATTTCGCAAGAACAGTCATTCAGAAATAACGGATGACGCTTTGCTCTTAGCGCATTAG
- a CDS encoding ABC transporter permease, which translates to MTLYELYGILETGLIFSLVALGAFLTFRVLDFPDLTVEGSFPLGAAVAAVLMVNGLNAWLAILVASVAGFIAGVLTGWFHVRFKIVNILSGILVAVALYSINLRIMNGPNVPLIAVDTVFTPFEAFFPSSSLAQLTILAVIIAAITVALNVFLATGFGISMRSAGANPSMAAAFGIDVGRMKIIGLGIANAMTALGGALFAQLFGAADAYMGIGVIIVGLAAVIVGTTLFPARSILQCLLACIAGAVLYRLVVALSLNGGFLGLKASDMQLITSVLVLGALILQRSGALKKVTKRGKA; encoded by the coding sequence ATGACATTGTATGAGTTATACGGCATTCTTGAAACCGGCCTTATTTTCAGTCTGGTGGCGCTGGGTGCATTTTTAACATTTCGTGTGTTAGATTTTCCTGATCTGACCGTTGAGGGCAGTTTTCCATTAGGGGCTGCTGTTGCTGCAGTCCTGATGGTCAATGGCCTGAATGCCTGGCTTGCTATTCTGGTCGCATCGGTAGCAGGGTTTATTGCCGGTGTGCTGACAGGCTGGTTTCATGTCCGTTTTAAGATCGTCAATATTCTCTCCGGTATTCTGGTGGCGGTTGCACTCTATTCCATCAATTTGCGCATCATGAACGGCCCCAATGTGCCGCTCATTGCAGTGGATACCGTATTCACTCCATTTGAGGCATTTTTTCCTTCCAGTTCGCTGGCGCAATTGACAATTTTAGCTGTCATTATTGCGGCTATCACAGTGGCATTGAATGTGTTTCTGGCAACCGGTTTTGGTATTTCTATGCGCTCAGCCGGTGCTAATCCGAGTATGGCGGCAGCCTTTGGCATTGACGTTGGACGGATGAAAATTATCGGACTTGGCATTGCCAATGCGATGACCGCGTTGGGTGGCGCATTATTTGCCCAATTATTTGGTGCCGCTGATGCTTATATGGGCATTGGTGTGATTATTGTGGGCTTGGCTGCGGTGATTGTCGGTACAACTCTGTTTCCGGCGCGCTCAATATTGCAATGTTTATTAGCCTGTATTGCGGGTGCCGTTTTATATCGTCTGGTGGTTGCTCTCTCCCTTAATGGCGGTTTTTTAGGGCTGAAAGCTTCTGATATGCAGCTTATTACCTCGGTTTTGGTGCTGGGAGCACTCATCTTGCAACGCAGCGGTGCTTTGAAGAAAGTTACAAAACGAGGTAAAGCATGA
- a CDS encoding ABC transporter substrate-binding protein, translating to MDRQVKMGGAVALVVLGVTFPVLAQDKPAKKIAIATIVEVPQLLDTRDGVLEGLAENGYSVGRNLTVDYQNANGNIATMQQIARKFVANEPDAIVPMTTPATQAAVAATKTIPVIFGSVVDPLKARVISSYEKPSKNVTGVSEIPPVAQQIELFKQIMPEMKRLGYIYNTGLDSSLATLEWVEEAAKKYGITIVQAAVPTTNEVIPATQSLIGKVDAIYLPNDTTVLAALETIVRIGFDTKTPVFTGETRGVERGAVASLGLNYFELGKLVGGMTAQVLDGKEVGQIDALIASKVMTEFPIFINKKSADKMQLTIPQSVLDKASEIIE from the coding sequence ATGGATAGACAGGTTAAAATGGGAGGCGCGGTTGCTTTGGTTGTATTGGGAGTTACATTCCCGGTACTGGCTCAGGACAAACCCGCAAAAAAAATTGCAATTGCAACAATTGTTGAGGTGCCGCAATTGCTTGACACTCGTGACGGTGTTTTGGAAGGGCTGGCGGAAAATGGTTATAGTGTCGGGAGAAATCTGACCGTTGATTACCAGAATGCAAACGGCAACATTGCTACCATGCAGCAAATTGCGCGTAAATTTGTTGCTAATGAGCCGGATGCCATTGTGCCAATGACCACGCCTGCAACACAGGCGGCAGTCGCTGCCACCAAAACAATACCGGTTATTTTCGGCAGTGTTGTTGACCCGCTGAAAGCACGGGTTATTTCCAGTTATGAGAAGCCTAGTAAGAACGTCACTGGTGTTTCTGAAATCCCGCCGGTTGCACAGCAGATTGAGTTATTTAAGCAGATTATGCCAGAGATGAAACGGCTCGGATATATTTATAATACCGGTCTGGACAGCTCATTGGCGACCCTTGAATGGGTGGAAGAGGCGGCTAAAAAATATGGCATTACCATTGTGCAGGCAGCCGTACCAACCACCAATGAGGTGATTCCGGCAACCCAGAGCCTGATTGGCAAAGTGGATGCCATTTATCTGCCCAATGACACCACTGTGCTTGCCGCATTAGAAACGATTGTGCGCATTGGCTTCGATACGAAAACGCCGGTTTTTACTGGTGAAACCCGTGGTGTGGAACGTGGTGCTGTTGCTTCATTAGGGCTGAATTATTTTGAACTGGGCAAATTGGTTGGCGGTATGACAGCACAAGTTTTGGACGGCAAAGAGGTTGGTCAGATTGATGCTTTGATTGCTTCAAAAGTGATGACGGAATTTCCGATATTTATTAACAAAAAATCTGCTGACAAAATGCAGCTGACAATACCACAATCTGTTTTGGATAAAGCCAGCGAGATCATTGAATGA
- a CDS encoding IclR family transcriptional regulator — translation METPVKSEVQTGVSLLQKAFLVLDLFQDDTPAWSQTEIVEAAGLPRSTASRLVRYFCETGYLIRNEESRQYLLGPAAIDLGRRASRTMDIRNLCRPILERLSASTGETVILTMLDENGTSATCIDQIVSRAEGLRVFEKIGSTMALHAGAAPKAILCAMSQKDQAHVLKTPLIAKTPMTITDPDILKADLNQAKARGYSISHEETYSGVVGAGCAFFGWGTTPVGSIAIAVPLHRIDDEQLDEFGLLLQTAAEEITSRLKNGYANYGDEE, via the coding sequence ATGGAAACTCCTGTCAAGAGCGAAGTTCAAACCGGTGTCAGTTTATTGCAAAAAGCTTTTCTGGTGCTGGACTTGTTTCAAGACGATACACCGGCATGGTCACAGACCGAAATCGTCGAAGCCGCAGGTCTGCCCCGCTCTACAGCGAGCAGGCTTGTCCGCTATTTCTGCGAAACAGGTTATCTCATCCGTAATGAGGAAAGCCGCCAATATTTGTTGGGGCCAGCAGCGATTGATCTTGGCCGGCGCGCTTCAAGAACAATGGATATTCGCAATCTGTGCCGTCCGATTTTAGAAAGATTGAGCGCATCAACCGGTGAAACTGTCATCCTGACAATGCTGGATGAAAACGGTACTTCAGCCACCTGCATCGACCAGATTGTAAGCCGCGCTGAAGGCCTGCGTGTGTTTGAAAAAATCGGCTCCACTATGGCGCTTCATGCCGGTGCCGCCCCCAAAGCAATATTGTGTGCCATGAGCCAGAAAGATCAGGCTCATGTTCTTAAAACACCATTGATTGCCAAAACCCCAATGACAATCACCGATCCCGACATTTTAAAAGCCGATTTAAATCAAGCCAAAGCAAGAGGCTATTCCATTTCCCATGAGGAAACTTATTCAGGCGTTGTCGGCGCTGGTTGTGCATTTTTTGGCTGGGGCACCACACCGGTCGGCAGCATTGCAATAGCGGTTCCGCTTCATCGCATTGATGATGAGCAACTGGACGAATTCGGCTTGCTGTTACAGACAGCAGCAGAAGAAATCACTTCACGCCTTAAAAATGGATATGCCAATTACGGAGATGAAGAATGA